The Bos taurus isolate L1 Dominette 01449 registration number 42190680 breed Hereford chromosome 18, ARS-UCD2.0, whole genome shotgun sequence genome has a window encoding:
- the LOC511683 gene encoding asparagine--tRNA ligase, cytoplasmic-like: MSLEVVRAAAGMALAELYVSDRKGNDVTGDGTKEKPFKTGLKALMTVGKEPFPTIYVDSQKENERWDVISKSQMKNIRKLWHREQMKSESREKKEAEDNLRREKNLEEAKKITIKNDPSLPEPKCMKIRELKGYRGQRIKVFGWVHRLRRQGKNLMFLVLRHGTGFLQCVLSDDLCQCYNGVVLSTESSVAVYGMLNLTPKGKQAPGGHELICDFWELIGLAPAGGADNLINEESDVDVQLNNRHMMIWGENMSKILKARSVITRCFRDHFFDRGYHEITPPTLVQTQVEGGATLFKLDYFGEEAYLTQSSQLYLETCIPALGDVFCIAQSYRAEQSRTRRHLAEYTHVEAECPFLTFEELLNRLEDLVCDVVDRVLKSLAGNIVRDLNLNFKPPKQPFKQMNYSDAIVWLKEHNIKKEDGTFYEFGEDIPEAPERLMMDTINESILLCRIPVEIKSFYMQRCPEDPRLTESVDVLMPSVGEIVGGSMRIWDNEEILASYKREGIDPTPYYWYTDQRKYGTCPHGGYGLGLERFLTWILDRYHI, from the coding sequence ATGTCCTTGGAGGTGGTCAGGGCGGCCGCAGGGATGGCGCTCGCAGAACTGTATGTCTCCGACCGAAAGGGAAATGATGTTACCGGTGATGGAACCAAGGAGAAACCTTTTAAAACAGGCCTTAAGGCTTTGATGACAGTTGGAAAAGAACCCTTTCCTACCATTTACGTAgattcacaaaaagaaaatgagaggtgGGATGTTATTTCTAAGTCCCAGATGAAGAACATTAGGAAGCTGTGGCACAGGGAGCAGATGAAGAGTGAGTCCCGGgagaagaaagaggcagaagacAATTTGCGAAGAGAGAAGAACCTGGAAGAAGCAAAGAAGATTACCATTAAAAATGACCCAAGTCTTCCAGAGCCGAAATGTATGAAGATTCGGGAACTAAAAGGATATAGAGGCCAAAGGATAAAGGTGTTTGGCTGGGTCCACAGGCTGCGTAGGCAAGGAAAGAATTTAATGTTTCTGGTGTTGCGGCACGGTACGGGTTTTCTCCAGTGTGTCCTGTCAGATGATTTGTGTCAGTGTTACAATGGCGTTGTCTTGTCCACTGAGAGCAGTGTCGCAGTGTATGGAATGCTGAATCTTACCCCAAAGGGCAAGCAGGCTCCGGGGGGCCACGAGCTGATCTGCGACTTCTGGGAGCTGATCGGGTTGGCCCCTGCCGGAGGTGCTGACAACTTGATCAACGAGGAGTCCGATGTGGACGTCCAGCTCAACAACAGACACATGATGATCTGGGGGGAGAACATGTCCAAAATCCTGAAGGCGCGCTCCGTGATCACCAGGTGCTTCAGAGACCACTTCTTCGACAGGGGGTACCATGAAATCACTCCTCCAACGTTGGTGCAAACACAGGTGGAAGGCGGCGCCACGCTCTTCAAGCTCGACTATTTTGGGGAAGAGGCGTATCTGACGCAGTCCTCTCAGCTCTACCTGGAGACCTGCATTCCAGCTCTGGGGGACGTCTTTTGCATTGCACAGTCATACAGGGCAGAACAGTCCAGAACACGAAGGCACCTGGCTGAATACACTCACGTGGAAGCCGAGTGTCCTTTCCTGACCTTCGAGGAGCTCCTGAACCGCCTGGAGGACTTGGTGTGTGACGTGGTCGATAGAGTCCTGAAATCACTCGCAGGAAACATAGTGCGCGACCTCAACCTGAATTTTAAGCCCCCTAAACAGCCTTTCAAACAGATGAACTATTCAGATGCGATTGTGTGGCTGAAAGAACACAACATAAAGAAAGAAGACGGAACTTTCTATGAATTTGGAGAGGACATCCCGGAAGCTCCAGAGAGACTGATGATGGACACCATCAACGAGTCCATCTTGCTGTGTCGCATTCCCGTGGAGATCAAGTCCTTCTACATGCAGCGCTGTCCCGAGGACCCCCGGCTCACCGAATCTGTCGACGTGTTGATGCCCAGTGTTGGTGAGATCGTGGGTGGTTCCATGCGTATCTGGGATAATGAAGAGATCTTGGCAAGTTACAAAAGAGAAGGAATTGACCCCACTCCCTATTACTGGTACACGGATCAGAGAAAATATGGCACGTGTCCACATGGCGGCTATGGCCTGGGCTTGGAACGATTCTTAACCTGGATTCTGGACAGATACCATATCTGA